From the Manihot esculenta cultivar AM560-2 chromosome 3, M.esculenta_v8, whole genome shotgun sequence genome, one window contains:
- the LOC110612416 gene encoding probable protein arginine N-methyltransferase 1.2 isoform X2, with amino-acid sequence MGHRKNSTSKNQGSMGFPNAQYQGTKIRFQDEDEELTTDSSKLDESTVAGDKVMAMEDDSMCEPDVSFVDGDGDKTSADYYFDSYSHFGIHEEMLKDVVRTKTYQNVIYQNKFLFKNKIVLDVGAGTGILSLFCAKAGAAHVYAVECSDMADMAKEIVESNGFSEVVTVLKGKIEEIELPVAKVDIIISEWMGYFLLYENMLNTVLYARDKWLVSDGILLPDKASLYLTAIEDADYKEDKIEFWNNVYGFNMSCIKKQAIMEPLVDTVDQKQIVTDCQLLKIMDISQMVSGDASFTVPFKLVAERDDYIHALVAYFDVSFTKCRKLMSFSTGPRSRATHWKQTILYLEDVLTICEGEVLFGNMTVAPDQKNPRDIDIMIKYALNGQRCVVSRTQYYKMR; translated from the exons ATGGGCCATCGAAAGAACAGCACTAGTAAAAATCAGGGCTCAATGGGCTTCCCTAATGCGCAATACCAGGGCACCAAGATTCGATTCCAAGATGAAGACGAAGAGCTGACAACAGATAGCTCAAAACTTGACGAGTCAACTGTAGCCGGCGACAAAGTTATGGCTATGGAGGACGACTCCATGTGCGAGCCCGATGTCTCCTTTGTCGATGGTGATGGTGATAAGACTAGTGCCGATTATTACTTCGATTCCTATTCTCACTTTG GTATTCACGAA GAAATGCTGAAGGATGTAGTGAGAACTAAAACTTATCAAAATGTTATTTATCAGAATAAGTTTctatttaagaataaaatagTACTTGATGTTGGCGCTGGAACTGGAATTCTGTCCCTATTTTGTGCAAAAGCTGGGGCTGCACATGTTTATGCG GTTGAGTGCTCAGACATGGCTGACATGGCAAAAGAAATAGTTGAATCAAATGGTTTTTCAGAAG TTGTAACGGTTTTGAAGGGAAAGATTGAAGAAATTGAGCTACCAGTTGCTAAAGTAGATATTATAATTTCAGAGTGGATGGGATATTTTCTATTGTATGAAAATATGTTAAACACGGTCCTCTATGCACGAGATAAATGGCTT GTCAGTGATGGAATTCTTCTACCAGACAAAGCTTCCCTTTATTTGACAGCCATTGAGGATGCAGACTACAAAGAAGATAAGATTGAAT TTTGGAATAATGTGTATGGCTTTAACATGAGTTGCATCAAGAAGCAAGCCATCATGGAACCTCTTGTTGATACTGTTGATCAGAAACAAATTGTCACAGACTGCCAGCTCCTCAAG ATTATGGATATCTCTCAAATGGTTTCTGGGGACGCTTCCTTCACAGTTCCTTTTAAGCTTGTGGCTGAGCGGGATGATTACATCCATGCCTTGGTGGCCTACTTTGATGTGTCATTTACCAAATGTCGCAAGTTAATGAGCTTCTCTACAG GGCCAAGATCACGGGCTACACACTGGAAGCAAACAATTCTGtacctagaagatgtgttaacTATATGTGAAGGGGAAGTCTTATTTGGGAACATGACTGTCGCACCGGACCAAAAAAATCCTCGCGACATTGATATAATGATCAAATATGCATTGAATGGGCAGCGGTGTGTGGTCTCAAGAACTCAATATTATAAGATGCGGTGA
- the LOC110611027 gene encoding uncharacterized protein LOC110611027, with the protein MASSPKPIPIIEENYGLAFHQSMQQLVDEMHKETLNLSHFINVFYRLMQSKVDPPIGTIWIYSALSFRRRKTANQDLSDHILIVKELFQLISRCSGPCSASKSIALLAPVVFQVYNLVVELLGKDLGARRVKKAAKEAKSLIGEIIGYVSVCCGKDVSKESDSNLSVSFLDLASLWIDGNDGFKGFLPLTSDEIYKEISVGGSTVAYLAGVVISEVFLLKLCLDLRIGNRGEELEKELRSWIVGSITGLQSFYFFETLMRMLLEPALPVTSLLSSEDESFLRRILYDAAILVEYSFLSPEKAVNITANHVRDLAVKRLIITHEAIELFRKSGDQKRAIAYSSSFSNSGFRTQIIQYITSQVGIGEEASRLKGASPKALIKFLLNLDGQGIRLFDDTISKFHAKLAFDDSKSDYEQLAFKPGGKKADADLFYIDNKGEEENLGEDDKEVNESMSNAFIASAQRMRLTENGGKKRKEERNARKKKKIKLLKHTLSDTSDSDEERSTSASDDDSGSESEVENPTSDEDV; encoded by the exons ATGGCCTCGTCTCCCAAACCCATTCCTATTATCGAGGAAAATTATGGGCTCGCATTCCACCAATCAATGCAACAACTCGTAGATGAAATGCACAAAGAAACATTAAATTTGTCTCATTTCATCAATGTATTCTACCGATTAATGCAATCGAAAGTTGATCCTCCTATAGGAACGATCTGGATCTACTCTGCTTTGTCCTTCAGGAGGCGAAAAACAGCAAACCAGGATCTTTCAGATCATATTCTGATTGTAAAGGAACTGTTTCAACTTATTTCGAGATGCTCAGGTCCGTGTAGTGCTTCGAAAAGCATAGCATTGCTAGCTCCTGTTGTTTTCCAAGTTTATAATTTGGTTGTTGAGTTATTGGGCAAAGATTTGGGAGCTAGGAGAGTGAAGAAAGCTGCTAAGGAGGCGAAGTCTTTGATTGGGGAGATTATTGGATATGTAAGTGTGTGTTGTGGTAAGGATGTCAGTAAGGAAAGTGATTCAAATTTGAGTGTATCGTTTTTAGATTTGGCTAGTCTCTGGATTGATGGGAACGACGGCTTTAAGGGTTTTTTACCTCTCACGAGTGATGAGATATATAAAGAGATTAGTGTTGGAGGGTCAACAGTTGCATACTTGGCTGGAGTTGTTATTTCTGAGGTTTTCTTGTTGAAGCTATGCTTGGATTTACGAATAGGGAATCGAGGGGAAGAGCTGGAGAAGGAACTGAGGAGTTGGATTGTTGGCTCAATAACTGGGTTACAGAGCTTCTACTTCTTCG AGACTCTTATGAGGATGCTGTTGGAGCCAGCCTTGCCTGTGACTTCACTATTG AGTTCTGAAGATGAAAGTTTTTTGAGGAGAATTCTGTATGATGCTGCTATTTTGGTAGAATATTCTTTTCTCAGTCCTGAGAAAGCAGTTAATATAACAGCCAATCACGTGAGAGATCTAGCAGTGAAAAGATTGATAATTACACATGAAGCCATAGAGCTTTTCAG AAAAAGTGGGGACCAAAAGAGAGCTATTGCTTATAGTAGTTCTTTCTCCAATTCCGGATTCCGTACCCAAATTATCCAGTATATCACAAGCCAGGTTGGCATAGGGGAGGAAGCAAGTAGATTGAAGGGAGCATCACCTAAAGCCCTTATAA AGTTTTTACTAAACCTTGATGGTCAAGGCATAAGGCTATTTGATGATACTATCTCCAAATTCCATGCCAAATTAGCCTTTGATGATTCCAAGTCTGACTATGAGCAACTAGCATTTAAGCCAGGGGGAAAGAAAGCAGATGCTGATCTGTTTTACATTGATAACAAAGGAGAAGAGGAAAACCTTGGCGAGGATGATAAGGAGGTAAATGAGTCCATGAGCAATGCCTTCATAGCTTCTGCACAGAGAATGAGATTGACGGAAAATGGAGGAAAAAAACGGAAAGAAGAGAGAAACgccagaaagaagaaaaagataaaacttcTTAAGCATACCCTCTCTGACACTTCTGATTCAGATGAAGAGAGGTCCACATCTGCCAGTGATGATGATTCAGGTAGTGAGAGTGAAGTTGAGAATCCAACTTCTGATGAAGATGTTTAA
- the LOC110611021 gene encoding pentatricopeptide repeat-containing protein At3g24000, mitochondrial → MECDFIALKMRSPSPTFQRLFPPNLPSSISSVKLLNLPHRRTSSVLKFLPFRVNFSFCACLNVIEPNPTSGLALTDNQSSPSHLEEVNGKNSRNFLSPNWPNLSLNDQSERIEMMRPLSFTAKEALKRYSRMLRECASRRTLNEGKAVHGNVIKSGIQPDSHLLVSLINFYVKCGRILLARRLLDEMSEREVVSWTTLIAGYVSEGCATDGVSLYCEMRKENIRPNEFALATVLKACSNSLDIEFGKQVHAEAIKAGFLRDLFVGSTLVDLYAKCGEVELADTVFFGMPDKNDVSWNALLNGYAHRGDGEEVLKLFSRMTECEMKFSKFTLSTVLKGCANSRNLREGKVLHSLVIRNGCELDEFLGCSLVDMYSKCGAIYDAQKVFNRIKDPDIVTWSAMIAALDQQGHSQEAAELFHLMQHTGVKPNQFTLASVVSAATNMADLYFGRSIHSCIYKYGLESDNSVGNALIMMYMNSGCLEDGIQVFEAMTDRDLVSWNALLSGFHDFETGDQGLRIFDQMLVEGFKPNMYTFVSVLRSCASLLDVCFGKQVHTHIIKNSLDGNDFVGTALIDMYAKSRCLEDADVAFNRLTNRDLFTWTVIIAGFAQNGQEEKAVKCLVQMLREDIKPNEFTLASCLSGCSRVAALGNGQQLHSVAIKSGHFGDVFVASALVDMYGKCGCIEDAEAIFKGLFSRDTVSWNTIISGYSQHGQGKKALEAFRMMLDEGIVPDEITYLGVLAACSYMGLVEEGKKLFNLMCKDYGITPSIEHHACMVDILGRAGKFSEVDVYIEEMKLSQYSLVWETVLGSCKLHGNVEVGKRAAERLFELEPKMASSYILLSNIFAAKGMWDDVRSTRALMSTQGVKKEPGCSWVEVDGQVHVFTSQDGSHPKTREIYAKLEELGQKLASRDYTPKTENVLHNVSNKEKMENLYYHSERLALAFAFISTNPVKPIRIFKNLRICGDCHDFMKLVTDITNSEIFVRDIKRFHHFRRGICSCQDNW, encoded by the coding sequence ATGGAATGCGACTTTATCGCCCTGAAAATGCGTAGTCCATCACCAACTTTTCAACGCCTCTTCCCTCCCAATCTCCCAAGTTCAATTTCTTCGGTGAAGCTGCTCAATTTGCCCCATCGCCGTACAAGTTCAGTTTTAAAGTTTCTTCCTTTTCGAGTAAACTTCTCGTTTTGTGCTTGTCTCAATGTTATTGAACCAAACCCCACAAGTGGTTTGGCTCTTACTGATAACCAAAGCTCGCCGTCTCACCTGGAGGAGGTTAATGGAAAGAATTCCAGGAACTTTTTAAGTCCGAATTGGCCTAATTTGTCATTAAATGATCAATCTGAACGAATTGAAATGATGAGGCCTTTGAGCTTTACAGCAAAGGAGGCTTTAAAGCGGTATTCTCGGATGCTGCGTGAGTGTGCTTCAAGGAGAACACTAAATGAGGGGAAGGCAGTTCATGGAAACGTGATTAAAAGCGGGATACAGCCAGATTCACACTTGCTAGTGtctttgattaatttttacGTGAAGTGCGGCCGCATACTGTTAGCACGCAGGTTGCTCGATGAAATGTCTGAAAGAGAAGTCGTGTCATGGACTACGTTAATTGCTGGATATGTTAGTGAAGGGTGTGCGACTGATGGCGTTAGCCTTTACTGCGaaatgagaaaagaaaatataagaccTAATGAGTTTGCATTGGCCACCGTGTTGAAAGCATGCTCAAACTCTTTGGACATAGAGTTTGGGAAACAGGTTCATGCAGAAGCAATAAAAGCAGGATTCTTGCGGGATTTATTTGTTGGCTCTACTCTTGTTGACCTTTATGCCAAGTGCGGTGAGGTGGAACTTGCTGATACAGTTTTCTTCGGGATGCCGGACAAGAATGACGTGTCATGGAATGCTTTGCTTAATGGTTATGCTCATAGGGGTGATGGGGAAGAGGTTTTGAAGTTGTTTTCTCGGATGACAGAGTGTGAAATGAAATTTAGCAAATTCACATTGTCTACAGTGTTGAAGGGCTGTGCAAACTCAAGGAATTTGAGAGAAGGAAAGGTTTTGCATTCTTTGGTCATCAGGAATGGCTGTGAGCTTGATGAATTTCTTGGTTGTAGTCTTGTTGATATGTACTCCAAGTGTGGCGCAATATATGATGCACAAAAAGTGTTCAACAGGATAAAGGATCCTGATATAGTTACATGGAGTGCTATGATTGCTGCCCTTGATCAGCAAGGCCATAGCCAAGAAGCAGCTGAACTATTTCATCTGATGCAACATACAGGAGTTAAACCTAATCAATTTACCCTTGCTAGTGTTGTTAGTGCAGCTACAAATATGGCTGACCTGTATTTTGGTCGAAGCATCCATTCTTGTATATACAAATATGGGCTTGAATCTGATAATTCAGTGGGCAATGCACTAATCATGATGTACATGAACAGTGGATGCTTGGAAGATGGTATCCAGGTTTTTGAAGCAATGACTGATCGGGATTTAGTTTCATGGAATGCCCTTTTATCTGGTTTCCATGACTTTGAAACTGGTGATCAAGGGCTGAGAATTTTCGACCAGATGCTTGTGGAAGGTTTCAAGCCCAACATGTACACATTTGTTAGCGTTTTAAGGTCTTGCGCTAGCCTTTTGGATGTGTGCTTTGGAAAGCAAgtgcatacacatatcataaaGAACAGCCTTGATGGTAATGATTTTGTTGGAACAGCTCTTATTGACATGTATGCAAAAAGCAGATGCTTAGAAGATGCAGATGTAGCTTTCAATAGATTAACAAACAGGGACCTCTTCACCTGGACAGTCATTATTGCTGGTTTTGCACAAAATGGTCAAGAAGAAAAGGCTGTTAAGTGCTTAGTTCAGATGCTAAGAGAGGATATAAAGCCGAATGAATTCACTCTTGCCAGCTGTTTAAGCGGATGCTCCCGGGTGGCAGCCTTGGGTAATGGACAGCAGCTCCATTCTGTGGCAATAAAGTCTGGTCATTTTGGTGATGTTTTCGTTGCTAGTGCACTTGTTGATATGTATGGGAAATGTGGGTGCATAGAAGATGCTGAGGCCATTTTTAAGGGTTTGTTTTCACGGGACACAGTTTCATGGAATACAATCATATCTGGATACTCGCAACACGGGCAGGGGAAAAAGGCTCTTGAGGCCTTTAGGATGATGTTAGATGAAGGCATTGTACCTGATGAAATCACCTACCTAGGTGTTCTTGCTGCATGTAGCTACATGGGTTTGGTCGAGGAGGGGAAAAAGCTTTTTAACCTGATGTGCAAAGATTATGGGATTACTCCTTCAATTGAGCACCATGCTTGTATGGTGGATATTCTTGGTCGAGCTGGAAAATTCAGCGAGGTTGATGTTTATATAGAGGAAATGAAGCTAAGCCAATATTCTTTGGTCTGGGAGACTGTTCTCGGATCATGTAAATTGCATGGCAATGTTGAAGTTGGTAAACGAGCTGCTGAGAGACTCTTTGAACTTGAACCCAAGATGGCTTCCAGTTATATATTGCTATCGAACATTTTTGCAGCGAAAGGTATGTGGGACGATGTCAGAAGTACTCGGGCTTTGATGTCTACTCAAGGTGTTAAGAAAGAGCCTGGATGCAGTTGGGTGGAGGTTGATGGTCAAGTCCATGTCTTCACATCTCAAGATGGTTCCCATCCGAAAACAAGGGAAATTTATGCTAAATTGGAGGAGTTGGGACAAAAATTGGCTTCAAGGGATTATACACCAAAGACAGAAAATGTGCTGCATAATGTCAGTAACAAAGAAAAGATGGAAAATCTCTACTATCATAGTGAAAGATTGGCTCTTGCTTTTGCCTTTATAAGCACCAATCCAGTTAAACCAATCCGAATTTTCAAAAATCTTCGTATCTGTGGAGattgccatgattttatgaaacTTGTCACAGACATCACAAATAGTGAAATATTTGTCCGTGACATCAAGCGTTTCCACCATTTCAGGAGAGGCATTTGCTCTTGCCAGGATAATTGGTAA
- the LOC110612351 gene encoding serine acetyltransferase 5: MPAGEIRCPSPARTPANNSYTADEDEAWVWSQIKAEARRDAESEPALASYLYSTILSHSSLERSLSFHLGNKLCSSTLLSTLLYDLFLNTFSSDPSLRAAAVADLRAFRVRDPACRSFSHCLLNYKGFLACQAHRVAHKLWSQSRRPLALALHSRIADVFAIDIHPAARIGNGIMFDHATGVVIGETAVIGNNVSILHHVTLGGTGKASGDRHPKIGDGVLIGAGATILGNVKIGEGAKIGAGSVVLIDVPPRTTAVGNPARLVGGKEKPAKNEECPGESMDHTSFISEWSDYII; this comes from the exons ATGCCCGCCGGCGAGATTCGCTGCCCCTCCCCTGCACGAACACCGGCGAATAACTCCTACACAGCGGACGAAGACGAGGCCTGGGTGTGGAGCCAGATCAAAGCCGAGGCCCGCCGCGACGCCGAGTCAGAACCGGCTTTGGCTAGCTACCTCTACTCCACGATCCTCTCTCACTCCTCGCTGGAGCGATCTCTTTCCTTCCACTTAGGCAACAAGCTTTGCTCCTCTACTCTTCTTTCCACCCTCCTTTACGACCTCTTCCTTAACACTTTCTCCTCCGATCCTTCTCTCCGGGCCGCTGCCGTCGCCGATCTTCGCGCCTTCCGCGTCCGTGACCCTGCTTGCAGATCGTTCTCGCACTGCCTTCTCAATTACAAAGGGTTCTTGGCCTGCCAG GCTCATCGAGTTGCTCACAAGTTGTGGAGTCAGTCTCGTAGGCCACTGGCACTAGCTTTACACTCTCGAATTGCTGATGTTTTTGCTATTGATATACATCCAGCGGCAAGAATTGGGAACGGGATAATGTTTGATCACGCAACTGGTGTTGTAATTGGTGAAACTGCAGTAATTGGGAACAATGTTTCCATTTTGCACCATGTTACACTTGGAGGAACAGGGAAGGCTTCTGGGGATCGACATCCCAAGATTGGAGATGGAGTCTTGATTGGAGCTGGTGCTACAATTCTTGGAAATGTGAAGATTGGGGAAGGTGCAAAGATTGGGGCCGGCTCTGTGGTGCTTATTGATGTGCCTCCTCGGACCACAGCAGTGGGGAATCCAGCAAGATTGGTGGGTGGAAAAGAAAAACCAGCTAAAAATGAGGAATGCCCAGGAGAATCCATGGATCACACTTCTTTTATCTCAGAGTGGTCAGATTATATCATTTGA
- the LOC110611058 gene encoding protein EFFECTOR OF TRANSCRIPTION 2, with translation MADGDKSAVPTASSTRLKSEDYKRTKHDSHFSKWQVLIGPSDWDDYSQRKEGAARYRVHNLPTSSGPGLYELGIAVSRSGLGRLVGKLDPDDIVVVYLGQADNVRSRLQSYGRSGAHLGNSYATGHWDSSNGSPQKGPRLFEEIFAGGHSIVFRWASMKDKRNAEKTEALLLDTFDYAWNKGCNCARRPDDILQKICEIASSTRRFSSISKRLLFLRPNQVGIKIEANKPLSPEKCTIPADEDGKSFFKGIFKFSRWQPRLVSDKCGIDEDLIHRCGFIMNDGIPCRRPPVPGRKRCESHKGMKIYRYSSKPISEGNSSDLPGVHLDSCTNSCGVNLGDGNFCMKQAMPGRQRCEEHKGMRVNSSKPLAEEKFHPANNGSVDWTDNNASSGSNMDQGLQFHSSNESSIDEPCSSVCGATLGNGSVCRRKPSQGNERCWQHKGKSGGSNLSNSSIPSLDTITCRVALQDGSVCMRVPVHGRKRCELHKGMRVFTSFN, from the exons atggcgGACGGCGACAAATCCGCCGTTCCCACTGCTTCTTCTACCAGATTGAAAAGCGAAGACTATAAGCGAACCAAGCACGACTCTCACTTCTCCAAATGGCAG GTTCTTATTGGACCTTCTGATTGGGATGATTActcccagaggaaggaaggaGCGGCTAGGTACAGGGTTCATAATCTCCCAACCAGCTCAGGGCCCGGTCTATACGAGCTTGGAATAGCGGTCTCTCGCTCTGGGCTGGGGCGCCTAGTTGGCAAGCTTGATCCTGATGACATTGTAGTGGTTTACCTTGGCCAAGCTGACAATGTCAGGAGCCGTCTTCAGAGTTATGGCCGTTCAGGTGCTCATTTGGGCAATAGCTATGCAACTGGTCACTGGGATAGTTCAAATGGCTCTCCTCAAAAAGGGCCTCGTTTATTCGAGGAGATATTCGCCGGAGGCCACTCCATTGTGTTTAGATGGGCTTCA ATGAAGGATAAGAGGAACGCTGAGAAAACAGAAGCTCTGCTTCTTGACACTTTTGATTATGCATGGAATAAAGGTTGTAATTGTGCACGCCGTCCTGATGATATCCTTCAGAAAATTTGTGAAATTGCTTCTAGTACTAgaagattttcaagtatttCAAAAAGGCTTCTATTTCTACGTCCCAATCAAGTGGGTATTAAAATTGAAGCAAACAAGCCACTTTCCCCAGAAAAATGTACTAttcctgctgatgaagatggAAAAAGTTTCTTCAAAGGAATTTTCAAATTTAGCAGATGGCAGCCTAGATTAGTTTCAGACAAATGCGGCATTGATGAGGACCTCATTCACAGATGTGGATTCATCATGAATGATGGTATCCCTTGTAGACGGCCACCAGTTCCAGGGAGAAAGAGGTGTGAAAGTCACAAAGGAATGAAAATTTATAGATACAGTTCTAAACCAATTTCAGAAGGGAACTCAAGTGATTTGCCTGGTGTGCATCTGGATTCTTGCACTAATTCATGTGGGGTAAATTTGGGTGATGGGAATTTCTGTATGAAGCAAGCAATGCCAGGAAGGCAAAGGTGCGAGGAACACAAGGGGATGAGGGTCAACAGCTCTAAGCCACTAGCAGAGGAAAAATTCCATCCTGCTAACAATGGTTCTGTGGACTGGACGGACAACAACGCCTCGTCTGGAAGCAACATGGATCAGGGACTTCAGTTTCATTCTTCAAATGAAAGTTCTATTGATGAACCTTGTTCTTCTGTTTGTGGAGCAACTTTAGGGAATGGTTCAGTCTGCAGAAGGAAACCCAGTCAAGGAAATGAGCGGTGTTGGCAGCACAAAGGAAAGAGCGGTGGTAGTAACTTATCTAATAGTTCCATCCCAAGTTTGGACACAATCACATGTCGAGTTGCCTTACAGGACGGTTCTGTCTGCATGAGAGTTCCTGTCCATGGAAGAAAGAGATGTGAGCTGCACAAGGGAATGAGAGTCTTCACATCCTTTAATTGA
- the LOC110612416 gene encoding protein arginine N-methyltransferase 1.1 isoform X4, translating into MSPLSMVMVIRLVPIITSIPILTLEMLKDVVRTKTYQNVIYQNKFLFKNKIVLDVGAGTGILSLFCAKAGAAHVYAVECSDMADMAKEIVESNGFSEVVTVLKGKIEEIELPVAKVDIIISEWMGYFLLYENMLNTVLYARDKWLVSDGILLPDKASLYLTAIEDADYKEDKIEFWNNVYGFNMSCIKKQAIMEPLVDTVDQKQIVTDCQLLKIMDISQMVSGDASFTVPFKLVAERDDYIHALVAYFDVSFTKCRKLMSFSTGPRSRATHWKQTILYLEDVLTICEGEVLFGNMTVAPDQKNPRDIDIMIKYALNGQRCVVSRTQYYKMR; encoded by the exons ATGTCTCCTTTGTCGATGGTGATGGTGATAAGACTAGTGCCGATTATTACTTCGATTCCTATTCTCACTTTG GAAATGCTGAAGGATGTAGTGAGAACTAAAACTTATCAAAATGTTATTTATCAGAATAAGTTTctatttaagaataaaatagTACTTGATGTTGGCGCTGGAACTGGAATTCTGTCCCTATTTTGTGCAAAAGCTGGGGCTGCACATGTTTATGCG GTTGAGTGCTCAGACATGGCTGACATGGCAAAAGAAATAGTTGAATCAAATGGTTTTTCAGAAG TTGTAACGGTTTTGAAGGGAAAGATTGAAGAAATTGAGCTACCAGTTGCTAAAGTAGATATTATAATTTCAGAGTGGATGGGATATTTTCTATTGTATGAAAATATGTTAAACACGGTCCTCTATGCACGAGATAAATGGCTT GTCAGTGATGGAATTCTTCTACCAGACAAAGCTTCCCTTTATTTGACAGCCATTGAGGATGCAGACTACAAAGAAGATAAGATTGAAT TTTGGAATAATGTGTATGGCTTTAACATGAGTTGCATCAAGAAGCAAGCCATCATGGAACCTCTTGTTGATACTGTTGATCAGAAACAAATTGTCACAGACTGCCAGCTCCTCAAG ATTATGGATATCTCTCAAATGGTTTCTGGGGACGCTTCCTTCACAGTTCCTTTTAAGCTTGTGGCTGAGCGGGATGATTACATCCATGCCTTGGTGGCCTACTTTGATGTGTCATTTACCAAATGTCGCAAGTTAATGAGCTTCTCTACAG GGCCAAGATCACGGGCTACACACTGGAAGCAAACAATTCTGtacctagaagatgtgttaacTATATGTGAAGGGGAAGTCTTATTTGGGAACATGACTGTCGCACCGGACCAAAAAAATCCTCGCGACATTGATATAATGATCAAATATGCATTGAATGGGCAGCGGTGTGTGGTCTCAAGAACTCAATATTATAAGATGCGGTGA